The proteins below are encoded in one region of Rana temporaria chromosome 2, aRanTem1.1, whole genome shotgun sequence:
- the LOC120929369 gene encoding uncharacterized protein LOC120929369 translates to MKPSTFNVPNISASRPKPPCLVCKDETHGVAKCLTFAAKTIDEKRAFIHENHLCFGCLRKGHTTKDCKGRHTCSICSRRHPTCLHIQRDTEPVKASNDDSVGMRNKANDNVPKVMSHTLTRHTSATSCIVPVLLSATTEPQREILTYALLDTQSDSTFILADLVSKLSVSTKPLQLRLSTMTAVDTVISSQIAHGLQVRGFNSKVQVQLRQAYTRDFIPVDKSHIPTKETALQWSHLKHLANKLQPLQDCEVGLLIGYDCPSALAPLEVVIGSENEPFAQKTMLGWSIVGSANPHLDRPGSQSFVHRVAVKEMPMPPVADVLKALEMDFIERNYEDKYVSQDDVRFVQFLSETIMKRKDGHYEMPLPFKDNSQLALPNNKRLALIRLHHLKKRLKGNRQYHEHYTAFMEETIRRGDAEPAPSLSEEETVWYIPHHGVYHPKKPDKLRVVFDCSAKFKGISLNDTLLTGPDLINSLVGVLCRFRKEAVAVICDIEKMFHQFYIPSEMRNYLRFPWWENGQLETEPKEYRMAVHLFGASSSPGCANFGLKYLARQHKSEHPSASAFIEKNFYVDDGLTSVPTVSEASNLILETQGLCKNAGLRLHKFNSNKRDVLSCIAPSERATTSVPVKLSPDSTTEGQVLGIQWSIENDTFSFSADIKHQPSTRRGILSVVASLYDPLGFIAPFILSGKCILQELCRRGISWDEALPESLCPRWEAWKSSLQALREIKIPRCYHPPDFGNRMKVELHHFSDASNIGYGACSYLRYKNDRDQVHCSFVMAKARVAPTKIVSIPRLELSAAVTAARLSVMLKAELEIEVDKEFFWTDSQVVLAYINNEARRFHVFVANRVQLIREITDPTQWHYVDTTQNPADHASRGLHVADISTSSWLSGPSFLWRSEVHASSSSSAELIVDDPKVKPITTLASQANEQFWSRWKREYLMSVSTRQKWHTPRRNLKVNDIVIIKDDMSPRCQWQLGRVIETTIEKDDLVRRVKVLVGDRRLQDKKDYVSKPSIIERPIQKLVVLIESK, encoded by the coding sequence ATGAAGCCCTCTACCTTCAACGTTCCAAATATCTCAGCTTCAAGACCGAAACCACCTTGCCTAGTCTGCAAAGACGAAACACACGGTGTCGCTAAATGTCTGACTTTTGCGGCAAAGACCATCGATGAAAAGAGGGCCTTTATTCACGAAAACCATCTCTGTTTTGGTTGCTTAAGAAAGGGCCACACTACAAAAGACTGCAAAGGAAGACACACGTGTAGCATATGCAGTCGACGTCATCCAACCTGTTTGCACATACAGAGAGACACTGAGCCTGTCAAGGCATCAAACGATGATTCAGTAGGCATGAGAAATAAGGCAAACGACAACGTTCCCAAAGTTATGTCCCATACTTTGACAAGACATACGTCTGCCACATCCTGCATTGTTCCAGTTCTGTTGTCAGCTACTACGGAGCCTCAGAGGGAAATCCTCACTTATGCCTTACTTGACACACAGAGTGATTCAACCTTTATTCTGGCAGACCTGGTATCGAAGTTAAGTGTGAGCACCAAGCCATTACAGCTAAGGCTCAGCACAATGACAGCGGTTGACACAGTTATTTCAAGCCAAATTGCTCACGGTCTGCAAGTGCGTGGCTTCAACTCCAAAGTTCAAGTCCAACTCCGTCAAGCCTATACAAGAGATTTCATTCCAGTAGATAAGTCTCACATCCCCACTAAGGAGACTGCACTCCAGTGGTCACACCTCAAACACTTGGCAAACAAGTTACAGCCACTTCAAGATTGCGAAGTAGGACTACTGATCGGTTATGACTGCCCATCAGCACTGGCTCCCTTGGAGGTTGTTATCGGCTCCGAAAATGAACCCTTCGCTCAAAAAACTATGCTCGGCTGGAGCATTGTAGGATCAGCAAATCCACATCTTGATAGACCGGGTAGCCAGAGCTTCGTACACAGAGTCGCAGTGAAAGAAATGCCAATGCCGCCGGTCGCTGATGTGTTAAAGGCTTTAGAAATGGACTTCATTGAAAGAAATTATGAAGATAAGTACGTGTCTCAAGATGATGTTCGCTTCGTGCAGTTTCTCTCGGAAACTATAATGAAAAGGAAAGATGGACACTACGAGATGCCGTTACCCTTCAAAGACAACAGTCAACTGGCACTACCAAACAATAAGAGGCTGGCCCTTATTCGACTTCATCATCTAAAGAAAAGATTAAAGGGAAATAGACAGTACCATGAACACTACACTGCATTCATGGAAGAAACAATCAGAAGAGGTGATGCAGAACCAGCCCCTTCATTATCAGAGGAAGAGACAGTGTGGTACATCCCACATCACGGGGTTTATCACCCCAAGAAGCCAGACAAGTTAAGAGTTGTCTTTGATTGTTCAGCAAAGTTCAAAGGCATCTCCCTAAACGATACCTTGCTGACAGGTCCCGACCTGATAAACTCTCTAGTGGGAGTCCTCTGTCGCTTCAGGAAGGAAGCAGTTGCTGTGATATGCGACATTGAAAAGATGTTCCATCAGTTCTATATCCCCTCAGAAATGCGCAATTACTTAAGGTTCCCTTGGTGGGAGAACGGTCAGTTGGAAACAGAACCGAAAGAATACAGAATGGCAGTTCACCTTTTCGGTGCCAGCTCCTCTCCAGGATGTGCCAATTTCGGCCTTAAGTATCTTGCACGACAACACAAGTCAGAACATCCCTCAGCATCAGCCTTCATCGAGAAGAACTTTTATGTCGACGACGGCCTAACTAGCGTTCCAACAGTCAGCGAAGCTTCGAATCTAATCCTCGAAACTCAAGGATTATGTAAAAATGCCGGCCTACGACTGCATAAGTTCAACTCTAATAAAAGGGACGTCCTGTCCTGTATAGCTCCGTCAGAAAGAGCAACAACTAGTGTACCTGTCAAACTTAGCCCAGACTCAACAACAGAAGGACAAGTACTTGGCATTCAGTGGTCAATTGAAAACGACACCTTCAGTTTCAGTGCTGACATAAAGCATCAACCCTCAACTCGTCGTGGTATCCTGTCAGTCGTAGCCTCCCTTTATGATCCTCTAGGCTTCATAGCCCCCTTCATACTGAGTGGCAAGTGCATTCTCCAAGAGCTTTGCCGCAGAGGCATCAGTTGGGATGAAGCACTTCCTGAGAGCTTATGTCCACGGTGGGAGGCTTGGAAGAGTAGTCTGCAAGCTTTAAGGGAAATCAAGATACCCAGATGTTACCATCCCCCAGACTTTGGTAACAGAATGAAAGTGGAACTACACCACTTTTCCGATGCCAGCAACATAGGATATGGTGCCTGTTCGTACCTTAGGTACAAAAATGACAGAGATCAAGTCCATTGCAGCTTCGTAATGGCCAAGGCAAGAGTTGCACCAACGAAGATTGTGAGCATCCCAAGGCTTGAACTCTCAGCTGCCGTCACTGCAGCAAGGTTGAGTGTCATGTTGAAGGCAGAACTTGAAATAGAAGTTGACAAAGAGTTCTTCTGGACAGACTCCCAAGTAGTCTTAGCCTATATCAATAACGAAGCAAGAAGGTTTCACGTGTTTGTAGCCAATCGTGTTCAACTCATAAGAGAGATTACAGATCCAACCCAGTGGCATTATGTGGATACGACCCAAAACCCAGCCGACCATGCATCCAGGGGTCTACATGTAGCGGATATATCCACCTCAAGTTGGTTATCTGGGCCTAGTTTCCTTTGGAGATCTGAAGTGCACGCATCTTCAAGCTCTTCAGCAGAACTAATTGTAGACGATCCTAAAGTCAAACCCATTACAACCCTTGCATCACAAGCCAATGAACAATTCTGGAGTCGGTGGAAAAGAGAATACCTCATGAGTGTTTCCACAAGACAGAAATGGCACACACCTCGACGTAACCTCAAAGTAAATGACATTGTCATAATCAAAGATGATATGTCTCCCAGATGCCAGTGGCAACTAGGACGTGTAATTGAAACTACAATAGAAAAGGATGATCTAGTTCGTCGAGTCAAGGTGTTAGTAGGTGACAGAAGATTGCAAGATAAGAAGGACTATGTATCAAAACCTTCAATTATTGAACGTCCTATTCAAAAGCTAGTAGTCCTCATAGAAAGCAAATAA